The following coding sequences are from one Hyphomicrobiales bacterium window:
- a CDS encoding aminodeoxychorismate/anthranilate synthase component II — protein MAGTYLVIDNYDSFTYNLVHCLGATSVTMDVVRNDAITVDEVAERRASGELAGLVLSPGPCTPDDAGICLDLITRLGANTPIFGVCLGMQSMGQAYGGKVVGAAKLMHGKVSSVTPSVEAPIFAGINGPFEATRYHSLAVETTSLPPDIVITARTDDGEIMGLSHRTDPVHGVQFHPESIASQHGERILANFVAIATRFNDQQAS, from the coding sequence ATGGCTGGCACGTATCTCGTCATCGATAACTATGACAGCTTCACCTACAATCTGGTGCATTGCCTCGGCGCGACCAGCGTTACCATGGATGTGGTACGTAACGACGCAATCACCGTCGACGAAGTGGCCGAACGGCGCGCCTCAGGTGAACTGGCCGGCCTTGTGCTCTCACCGGGACCTTGCACACCCGACGATGCGGGCATCTGCCTTGACCTGATCACGCGTCTCGGCGCCAATACGCCCATCTTTGGAGTCTGTCTTGGCATGCAATCTATGGGGCAGGCTTATGGCGGCAAGGTCGTCGGCGCGGCCAAACTGATGCACGGCAAGGTTTCCTCTGTCACGCCATCGGTCGAGGCGCCCATATTTGCCGGCATCAATGGCCCGTTCGAGGCAACGCGCTATCATTCACTGGCCGTTGAGACGACGTCGCTGCCGCCTGATATCGTAATCACCGCGCGGACTGATGATGGAGAAATCATGGGTCTCTCGCATCGCACCGATCCGGTGCATGGTGTTCAGTTTCACCCCGAAAGCATAGCCTCGCAACATGGCGAGCGCATTCTTGCCAATTTCGTGGCCATAGCCACCCGCTTCAACGATCAGCAGGCTTCATGA
- a CDS encoding VOC family protein, with amino-acid sequence MTTKNALDHVVVGVPDLVSARGRLKALGFQVQPDAHHPFGTGNCNVFFENGTYFEPLAVTDRDAELAALKTTNPFVKRFQAYRFRHGYGPVMAAFTTDSAERMNQAFADNGISAGDILSFTRKQAMPDGSETTIGVHLAVSVNERAPDITLFCCEHLSRGVLWQPERVVHPNSAKGIARLIVVEANPSDFQYLFQTVTGDRDVRTTSFGMEFDLPNALVSVVSPTGYHAMTDEALAPRGRGPRIEAVEMLFADLGVLRARLGEAGVAFEERGQDLVIHRDEDFALTIVARET; translated from the coding sequence ATGACCACTAAAAATGCTCTCGATCACGTCGTTGTCGGCGTTCCTGATCTGGTGTCGGCGCGTGGCCGCCTCAAAGCGCTCGGTTTTCAGGTGCAGCCGGACGCACACCACCCATTTGGTACCGGCAACTGCAACGTCTTTTTCGAGAACGGCACCTATTTCGAACCGCTGGCCGTCACTGACCGCGATGCGGAGCTGGCGGCGTTGAAGACAACCAATCCTTTCGTGAAGCGATTTCAAGCCTATCGGTTTCGGCATGGTTATGGCCCTGTCATGGCGGCCTTCACCACCGACAGCGCCGAGCGCATGAACCAGGCGTTTGCCGACAATGGCATCAGTGCCGGTGACATCCTGTCGTTTACGCGCAAGCAGGCGATGCCCGATGGATCGGAAACGACCATCGGTGTGCACCTGGCCGTTTCGGTCAATGAGCGGGCGCCGGACATCACGCTTTTCTGCTGCGAGCACCTGTCGCGCGGCGTGTTGTGGCAACCTGAGCGTGTGGTGCACCCTAATAGCGCGAAAGGCATCGCGCGGTTGATCGTGGTCGAAGCCAATCCGTCAGACTTCCAATATCTCTTCCAGACGGTCACTGGCGACCGGGATGTGCGCACCACATCATTCGGTATGGAGTTCGATTTACCCAATGCTCTGGTCAGCGTTGTCTCGCCCACCGGCTATCACGCCATGACGGATGAAGCGCTCGCGCCGCGCGGCCGGGGACCACGCATTGAGGCTGTGGAAATGCTGTTTGCCGATCTTGGTGTTCTGCGCGCCCGATTGGGCGAGGCGGGCGTTGCCTTCGAGGAGCGAGGTCAGGATTTGGTGATCCACAGGGATGAGGACTTCGCGCTGACCATCGTGGCGCGGGAGACCTAG
- a CDS encoding CTP synthase — MARYIFITGGVVSSLGKGIAAAALGALLQARGYKVRIRKLDPYLNVDPGTMSPTQHGEVFVTDDGAETDLDLGHYERFTGRSANQRDNITTGKIYQDIIAKERRGDYLGATVQVIPHVTDTIKAFVIEGNDDYDFVICEIGGTVGDIEGLPFFEAIRQLGNELPRGDAIYMHLTLMPYIPSAGELKTKPTQHSVKELRSIGIQPDILMVRCDRPIPPGERRKLSLFCNVREESVIPALDVPHIYDVPLAYHDEGLDDEVLAAFGITGAPAPDLERWQEISHRVKNTDGTVKIAVVGKYTDLKDAYKSLIEALTHGGIANKVKVDIEWLEAEIFEREDPSPYLEGVHGILVPGGFGKRGAEGKIAAAGFARNRKVPYFGICYGMQMAVLDAARNLAGVEDARSSEFDNSEGPIVVGLMTEWLKGNALEKRAAEGDLGGTMRLGAYHAHLSSGTRIADIYGDTDISERHRHRYEVNIDYRDTLEKAGLVVSGLSPDGVLPETIEYPDHPWFIGVQYHPELKSRPFEPHPLFASFIEAAIEQSRLV, encoded by the coding sequence ATGGCGCGATATATCTTCATCACCGGCGGCGTGGTTTCCTCCCTTGGCAAAGGCATTGCAGCAGCGGCTCTCGGCGCGCTTTTGCAGGCCCGTGGCTACAAGGTACGCATCCGCAAACTCGACCCCTATTTGAATGTTGATCCGGGGACCATGTCGCCGACTCAGCACGGCGAAGTTTTCGTCACTGACGATGGCGCGGAGACCGATCTCGACCTTGGTCATTATGAGCGCTTCACGGGGCGTTCGGCCAATCAGCGCGACAACATCACCACCGGCAAGATCTACCAGGACATCATCGCGAAGGAGCGCCGCGGCGACTATCTCGGCGCAACAGTCCAGGTGATTCCGCACGTCACGGATACGATCAAAGCCTTCGTGATCGAGGGCAATGACGACTATGATTTCGTGATCTGCGAAATCGGCGGCACTGTGGGTGACATTGAAGGCTTGCCGTTCTTTGAAGCGATCCGCCAGCTCGGCAATGAGCTGCCGCGTGGCGATGCGATCTACATGCACCTGACACTGATGCCCTACATTCCAAGCGCCGGTGAATTGAAGACCAAGCCGACGCAGCACTCGGTCAAGGAACTGCGCTCGATTGGCATTCAGCCAGACATTCTGATGGTCCGTTGCGACCGACCGATTCCACCGGGCGAACGACGCAAACTCTCACTGTTCTGCAATGTGCGCGAAGAAAGCGTGATTCCCGCGCTCGACGTGCCGCACATATATGATGTGCCACTCGCCTATCATGATGAGGGCCTGGACGATGAAGTCTTGGCGGCCTTTGGCATCACCGGCGCACCAGCACCCGATTTGGAACGCTGGCAAGAGATTTCCCATCGGGTGAAGAACACCGATGGCACAGTGAAAATCGCCGTTGTCGGCAAGTACACCGACCTCAAAGATGCCTACAAATCGCTGATCGAGGCACTTACCCATGGCGGGATCGCCAACAAGGTGAAAGTGGACATCGAGTGGCTAGAAGCCGAAATCTTCGAACGCGAAGATCCAAGCCCCTATTTGGAAGGCGTACACGGCATTCTGGTGCCAGGCGGATTTGGCAAGCGCGGCGCTGAGGGCAAGATTGCCGCCGCCGGTTTCGCGCGCAACCGCAAGGTCCCGTATTTCGGGATTTGCTACGGCATGCAGATGGCCGTTCTCGACGCGGCGCGCAATCTGGCCGGCGTTGAAGACGCGCGATCCAGCGAATTTGATAACTCCGAGGGGCCGATCGTCGTCGGTCTGATGACGGAATGGCTCAAGGGCAATGCATTGGAAAAACGCGCTGCCGAAGGCGATCTTGGCGGTACAATGCGGCTCGGCGCTTACCACGCGCACCTGTCTTCCGGCACACGGATTGCCGACATCTATGGTGATACGGACATTTCAGAGCGTCACCGGCATCGCTACGAAGTGAACATCGATTATCGCGACACCTTAGAAAAGGCTGGGCTTGTTGTGTCCGGTTTATCGCCGGATGGGGTGTTGCCCGAGACGATCGAATATCCTGACCACCCCTGGTTCATCGGCGTTCAGTATCACCCAGAACTGAAGTCGCGGCCGTTTGAACCGCATCCGCTGTTTGCCTCCTTCATTGAAGCGGCTATTGAACAGAGCAGACTTGTCTAG
- the trpE gene encoding anthranilate synthase component I: MQVLPSSDAFAACYDTGKAQVVYTRLVADLETPVSAMLKLSGTSKNAFLLESVEGGAVRGRYSMIGLAPDLLFRADGDRAAQAEVGADGITAPFEEFDAPALDALRTLIEDSRIDLPDDLPPMSAGVFGYLGYDTVRLIEKLPNQNPDRLGTPDILLMRPTIIVVFDAVRDEITVVTPVRPSSDQNAETAYARAIDRLTSAVDKLETPLGQSAAPIDVPMPTMMSNTSPDEYKTMVARAKQYITAGDIFQVVLSQRFETPFPLPDFALYRALRRTNPAPFLYYLAFDGFTLVGSSPEILVRVRDGEVTIRPIAGTRKRGATPAEDQALADELLADPKERAEHLMLLDLGRNDVGRVAKLGTVKVTDQYFIERYSHVMHIVSNVVGELDTDRFDALDALGAGFPAGTVSGAPKVRAMEIIDELEKDKRGIYAGCVGYFDANGALDTCIVLRTAIVKDGVMYVQAGAGIVADSDPDSEQAECENKARALFRAAEEAVRFAATSQRGQ; encoded by the coding sequence ATGCAGGTTCTTCCGTCTTCTGACGCCTTCGCGGCCTGTTACGACACCGGCAAAGCCCAAGTCGTCTACACCCGTTTGGTGGCCGACTTGGAAACGCCGGTTTCGGCCATGCTGAAGCTGTCGGGCACTTCAAAAAACGCCTTCCTTCTGGAGTCGGTTGAAGGTGGAGCCGTGCGTGGCCGCTATTCGATGATAGGCCTTGCGCCAGACCTTTTGTTCCGCGCCGACGGAGACCGCGCCGCCCAAGCTGAGGTTGGCGCCGACGGCATCACAGCACCGTTTGAAGAGTTCGACGCCCCTGCCCTCGACGCGCTGCGCACATTGATCGAAGACAGCCGCATCGATCTGCCCGACGACCTGCCGCCCATGTCGGCGGGCGTTTTCGGGTATCTCGGCTACGACACAGTGCGGCTCATCGAGAAGCTGCCCAACCAGAACCCTGATCGGCTTGGCACACCGGATATCCTGCTGATGCGTCCGACCATTATCGTGGTCTTCGATGCGGTGCGCGATGAGATCACGGTTGTGACGCCGGTGCGTCCATCATCTGATCAGAATGCCGAAACGGCCTATGCCCGCGCCATCGATCGGTTGACATCGGCTGTCGACAAGCTGGAAACACCGTTGGGCCAGAGCGCTGCGCCCATCGACGTTCCCATGCCAACGATGATGTCAAACACCTCGCCGGACGAGTACAAGACGATGGTCGCGCGTGCCAAACAGTACATCACCGCTGGCGATATCTTTCAGGTCGTCCTGTCCCAGCGGTTCGAGACGCCGTTCCCGCTGCCTGACTTCGCGCTTTATCGTGCGCTACGGCGAACCAATCCTGCGCCGTTCCTCTATTACCTTGCCTTCGATGGCTTCACCCTGGTCGGATCGAGCCCGGAAATACTAGTGCGCGTGCGCGATGGCGAGGTCACCATCCGCCCAATTGCCGGTACCCGCAAACGCGGAGCGACGCCCGCCGAAGACCAGGCACTAGCCGACGAACTTCTTGCCGACCCCAAGGAGCGCGCTGAGCATTTGATGCTGCTCGATCTTGGTCGCAACGATGTTGGGCGCGTCGCGAAGCTCGGCACCGTCAAGGTCACAGACCAGTACTTCATCGAGCGCTATTCCCACGTCATGCACATCGTCTCCAATGTGGTCGGTGAACTCGACACCGACCGCTTCGATGCTCTCGATGCACTCGGCGCGGGTTTTCCAGCAGGAACGGTGTCCGGGGCACCGAAAGTGCGGGCCATGGAAATCATTGACGAACTGGAAAAGGACAAGCGCGGCATCTACGCCGGATGTGTGGGTTACTTCGACGCCAATGGCGCGCTCGACACCTGCATTGTGCTGCGCACGGCCATCGTCAAAGATGGCGTGATGTATGTCCAAGCAGGGGCAGGCATCGTGGCCGACAGCGATCCAGATTCAGAACAAGCCGAATGCGAGAACAAGGCCCGCGCGCTCTTCCGTGCTGCCGAAGAAGCCGTGCGCTTCGCCGCCACATCGCAGCGAGGCCAGTAA
- a CDS encoding triose-phosphate isomerase → MPTDGIRPLVAGNWKMNGLRRSVDTIDALKARAQEGVLERIDMLVCPPATLVALAVKTIDTAPIHIGGQTCHPAESGAHTGDIAPEMLCDLGADYVLTGHSERRTDHKESDGDVHAQTLGAWRAGLCAIVCVGETKDEREAGQEISVVAGQIAGSVPDGATAENTVIAYEPVWAIGTGLTPTVDDIAAMHDAIRAELTKRFDDAGAKMRILYGGSVKPSNAGEVLAPNNVDGALVGGASLSATDFMDIAEAVAGLVKADS, encoded by the coding sequence ATGCCAACCGACGGTATTCGTCCGCTTGTTGCGGGCAATTGGAAAATGAACGGGCTGCGTCGCAGCGTTGACACCATTGATGCCCTGAAAGCTCGCGCCCAGGAAGGCGTCTTGGAACGCATCGACATGCTTGTGTGTCCGCCGGCCACTTTGGTCGCGCTGGCCGTAAAAACCATCGACACGGCACCGATCCATATCGGCGGTCAAACCTGTCATCCAGCTGAGAGCGGCGCGCACACCGGCGATATAGCACCGGAAATGCTGTGCGATTTGGGGGCAGACTATGTTTTGACCGGCCATTCTGAACGCCGCACCGACCACAAGGAAAGCGATGGCGATGTGCACGCGCAGACGCTGGGCGCCTGGCGTGCGGGTCTATGTGCGATTGTCTGCGTTGGTGAAACCAAGGACGAGCGCGAAGCGGGCCAAGAGATCTCCGTTGTCGCCGGTCAGATCGCGGGATCGGTTCCCGATGGCGCAACCGCTGAAAATACTGTTATCGCTTACGAGCCAGTCTGGGCGATCGGTACCGGTTTGACGCCGACCGTCGATGATATCGCAGCTATGCATGATGCCATTCGCGCCGAACTCACCAAACGCTTTGATGATGCGGGCGCCAAGATGCGCATTCTTTATGGCGGGTCAGTGAAACCGAGCAATGCGGGCGAGGTGCTCGCGCCGAACAATGTCGATGGCGCGCTCGTCGGCGGGGCCAGCCTTTCTGCCACCGATTTCATGGATATCGCGGAGGCCGTCGCCGGCTTGGTCAAAGCCGACAGTTGA
- a CDS encoding SurA N-terminal domain-containing protein produces the protein MLTALRQGARTTVAKVFLIIVSVAVVAGLGFGGFIGNIGQRTVLAVGDAEISAETFQIALQRQLNRLSQQLGTGLTLEQARLFGLDRQLLSQLASEAALNSEAERLNIGVSDDRLAERIASDPIFLQTGGFNRQFFQQVLRSYGITEDEFVADTRSFAARQQLALGLVGGMQPANAMLEVANIYANELRTISFLTIDEAALGERPDPTEEDLRAFYNERSGDYRAPEFRSIVYMALSEADLADPSAVSAAEVQAAYEAELDELTSAGERDITQLLFQDAAQASTARGRLAAGETVSDLLADNALEFTITELGAVQRSAILDQAAGDAAFALDQAGPTDVIDGRFGSVIMLVNELVDDSVTPLAGVEDRLRQELANAAARDEIFSLYDAIEDARAGGDPLDQIAPRFELELVTVDALDANGFGRDGEPVDLPDTDSLIAETFESDVGLENDTLDTADGGFVWFEVTGVEDARDLTFEEARERVLIDWRAEQLDEMLRERAGELVGELERGRSIDTLSIALDLPITTTAPFTRGEAPDEMGGPATVAAFEGGEGHFGDVEGPPNAEGETLTRLVFVVDDVTRPAFFEEAADVQQLAEELGPALEDTVLTQYVGALQTSLGVQVNQTLVAELTGGGNPSRQ, from the coding sequence ATGCTGACAGCCTTACGACAGGGCGCAAGAACCACCGTTGCCAAAGTCTTTCTGATTATCGTCTCCGTTGCGGTCGTCGCCGGCCTCGGCTTTGGCGGTTTCATCGGCAATATCGGGCAACGCACGGTGTTGGCCGTCGGCGATGCTGAGATCAGCGCTGAGACGTTCCAGATCGCTCTGCAACGCCAGCTCAACCGATTGAGCCAACAACTCGGGACGGGTCTGACGCTGGAACAGGCGCGGCTTTTCGGCCTTGATCGCCAGTTGTTGAGCCAATTGGCTTCCGAAGCGGCGCTGAACTCCGAAGCTGAACGGTTGAACATCGGCGTGTCCGACGACCGCCTGGCCGAACGTATCGCCAGTGATCCAATCTTTCTGCAGACCGGCGGATTCAATCGCCAGTTCTTCCAGCAGGTTCTGCGCTCCTACGGCATCACCGAGGATGAGTTCGTTGCCGACACGCGCTCCTTTGCGGCACGCCAGCAGTTAGCGCTTGGCCTGGTCGGCGGCATGCAGCCGGCCAACGCCATGCTTGAAGTCGCCAACATTTATGCCAACGAGCTGCGCACAATCTCTTTTCTTACCATCGATGAAGCCGCCCTTGGCGAGCGTCCCGACCCGACCGAGGAAGACCTGCGCGCCTTCTACAATGAGCGCAGCGGCGACTATCGCGCGCCAGAATTCCGCAGCATCGTCTACATGGCGTTGTCCGAAGCTGATCTTGCCGATCCAAGTGCAGTCAGTGCCGCCGAGGTTCAAGCCGCTTATGAAGCTGAGCTGGATGAACTGACCAGCGCTGGTGAGCGCGACATCACACAGCTGCTTTTCCAAGACGCCGCCCAAGCATCGACGGCACGCGGCCGTCTGGCCGCCGGTGAAACGGTTTCCGATCTATTGGCGGATAACGCGCTTGAATTCACGATTACAGAGCTTGGTGCCGTCCAGCGCTCAGCCATTCTCGATCAAGCTGCAGGCGATGCCGCCTTTGCCCTTGATCAGGCCGGCCCGACCGACGTGATCGACGGGCGGTTTGGCAGTGTCATTATGCTGGTCAATGAACTTGTCGATGACAGCGTCACACCGCTGGCAGGTGTTGAAGACCGTCTGCGCCAAGAACTTGCCAACGCGGCTGCGCGCGATGAAATCTTCTCGCTCTACGATGCCATCGAGGATGCGCGTGCCGGCGGCGATCCGCTCGACCAGATCGCACCACGCTTTGAGCTGGAACTGGTGACCGTCGATGCGTTGGACGCCAATGGGTTTGGCCGCGACGGTGAACCGGTCGATCTGCCGGACACCGACTCGCTGATTGCTGAAACCTTTGAAAGTGATGTCGGTCTTGAAAACGATACCCTGGACACTGCCGATGGCGGGTTTGTCTGGTTCGAGGTCACCGGCGTTGAAGACGCCCGTGATCTGACCTTTGAAGAAGCCCGCGAACGTGTGCTCATCGATTGGCGCGCCGAACAACTGGATGAAATGCTACGTGAACGCGCCGGCGAGCTTGTCGGTGAATTGGAGCGCGGCCGGTCCATCGACACGCTGTCCATAGCGCTCGACTTGCCGATCACGACAACCGCGCCTTTCACACGTGGCGAAGCGCCCGACGAGATGGGTGGCCCCGCGACTGTCGCGGCCTTTGAAGGTGGTGAGGGCCATTTCGGCGATGTCGAAGGTCCGCCAAACGCCGAGGGCGAAACGCTCACGCGCCTGGTGTTTGTGGTCGACGATGTGACGCGCCCGGCCTTCTTTGAGGAAGCAGCGGACGTCCAGCAATTGGCCGAGGAACTCGGTCCAGCGCTTGAGGATACCGTGCTGACGCAATATGTCGGCGCACTGCAAACCTCACTTGGCGTGCAGGTGAACCAGACACTGGTCGCCGAACTCACCGGTGGCGGCAACCCGTCACGCCAATAG
- a CDS encoding LysR family transcriptional regulator, which translates to MNDALDWEDLRLFYKVASLGSLAAASAHTGISSPTIGRRMHDLERVLQRELFIRRQTGYALAPDGKQLFDRVLLMRDGAQSVEDWRLEAVPLPGVDISLDHWMANFVSANLASLWTPDDPFQVCIEGNSGLADIWHRRVSITVSDKRPQSGNVAMRSAPTVKYAVYCAKDFDASTKEHWVSIGRGELDAPWANWASSKPGIWITAWTYSPSILLDIVRSGAGRTVLPCYIGDADPNLVRLGDIIDELTHDSWIVIHDDERKRPEIRMFVDRLVGLFTRNADLFAGERSPARSMSR; encoded by the coding sequence ATGAACGATGCACTCGACTGGGAGGATTTGCGGCTGTTCTACAAGGTCGCCAGCCTTGGCAGCCTGGCGGCCGCGTCGGCCCACACGGGCATCAGTTCGCCGACGATTGGACGGCGGATGCACGACCTTGAGCGGGTGTTGCAGCGGGAGCTCTTTATCCGCCGCCAAACGGGTTATGCATTGGCTCCGGATGGAAAACAGCTGTTCGACCGCGTGTTGCTGATGCGCGATGGCGCCCAGAGCGTCGAGGATTGGCGGCTCGAAGCGGTTCCATTACCCGGGGTCGACATCTCGCTCGACCATTGGATGGCCAACTTCGTATCGGCAAACCTGGCATCGCTGTGGACGCCTGACGATCCGTTCCAAGTGTGCATTGAGGGCAATAGCGGTCTTGCCGACATCTGGCACCGACGCGTGTCGATTACGGTGAGCGACAAGCGACCGCAGAGTGGCAATGTCGCCATGCGCAGTGCCCCAACCGTGAAGTATGCGGTCTATTGCGCCAAGGACTTTGATGCCTCGACCAAGGAGCATTGGGTTTCCATCGGTCGCGGCGAGCTGGACGCGCCTTGGGCAAACTGGGCGTCAAGCAAACCTGGCATTTGGATCACCGCTTGGACTTACAGTCCGAGCATTCTTTTGGACATTGTGCGGTCTGGGGCAGGACGCACGGTCTTACCCTGTTACATCGGTGACGCCGACCCGAATCTGGTTCGTCTCGGTGACATCATCGACGAACTGACCCATGATTCTTGGATCGTGATCCATGATGATGAGCGCAAACGCCCGGAAATCCGCATGTTTGTCGATCGTTTGGTTGGACTGTTCACCCGCAATGCCGACCTTTTCGCCGGCGAACGGTCTCCGGCACGCTCGATGTCGCGCTGA
- the secG gene encoding preprotein translocase subunit SecG, giving the protein METVLIVVHLLVVVALVAVVLLQRSEGGALGIGGGGGGNFMSSRGQANVLTRATAFLALGFFITSISLTVLAQTGAGPSSILDRIPDAQPSGEGTTLLEQIGGEVPGETPAADTPAEPQIPTTQ; this is encoded by the coding sequence TTGGAAACAGTCCTGATCGTCGTGCACCTGTTGGTCGTGGTTGCGCTCGTCGCCGTGGTGCTTTTGCAGCGCTCAGAAGGCGGCGCGCTTGGCATTGGCGGCGGTGGCGGTGGCAACTTCATGTCGAGCCGTGGTCAGGCCAATGTGTTGACCCGTGCAACGGCGTTTTTGGCGCTTGGCTTTTTCATCACATCGATCTCGCTCACAGTGTTGGCACAAACTGGGGCCGGACCATCTTCGATTCTTGATCGGATTCCGGACGCTCAGCCATCGGGCGAGGGGACGACTTTGCTCGAGCAAATCGGTGGCGAGGTTCCGGGCGAAACACCAGCGGCTGACACACCTGCCGAGCCGCAGATCCCGACGACACAGTAG